The DNA segment TGCTTCCGAAGCCGCCTAAATTCGTCGTGCTTAGCGGCTACGATGATTTTACTTATGCTCGATCGGCGATGCGGCAGAAGGTGGCAGAATATTTGCTTAAGCCCGTGGACGATGACGACATGAACACTTTGCTAACCAGGCTGAATGCAAGCATTCAGGAGGATAGGGATTTGGAGCAAAAACGGATGAAGCAGCAGCTGTTTGTCATAAACCATATGATCAATCGTTTCATCCAAGGCGAGTCTGGCGAGCGGTTGAGACAGGAGGCGGCGCAAGCCATGAAGCTTCAGGAGCCGTCCGAGTTGCAGTGTATTCTGCTGGATGTTTTGTCCTCTTCTGCGGATTTGGACGAGTGGGCCAGGGCGTATTTTCCCCCGGACACCGTTCACTCCTTTCAGGATTCCTCAGGCAGAACAGGCTTGCTCATTCATTCGAAATCCTGCCTGGACGGCAGGGTCGGTGAGGCTGCTATAGAGCTGCACAAACAGCTATCCGCCCACGCTGAGCATCCCATCACAGTGGCCGTCAGCGGTAAAGGTCGCGGAATCATTACGATCAGAGAGCTGTATCGGCAAGCTGATGAAGTGCTTAGAGCAAAGCGCAGCCAGGGAAGATGCGGACTGTTCTACTTTTGCGGCGAACGTCAGAGGCAGTCGACGCATGAGGCGCATAAGGAGAAACTCGACCAGCTGTTTAATGCGATAACAGGGGAAGGTCTGATGTCTATTGAGGAATGTGTAAAGGAATTTATCGCTTCGTTTGCTGGTCGTGTGTCCGAAATCGAGGCGGCGAAGTCTCACGTTGTGAATTTGGAATGGATGCTCTGCGAACGCATTTCTGAACTCGGCGGAGATCCGGATAGGCTCATGTCCGAGCTGCAACTAGAGCACGGGGGATTGGGCGAACTGGCGGATTATTGCTTGATCGGGCGATACGTGCAGCAGCTTTGCATGCAGGGAGCATCCAAGTTAAGCGAATTGAAACGGGAGAATGAGAGCAACACCATATTTCATGTCATTCAGTACGTGGATCGGGAGTTTCGCAGCAAGCTGCAGCTTCAGGAGCTGGCTCGGCAGTTTCACATGAATGCAACTTATTTGGGGCAATTATTCAAGAAAAATACGGGGCAATCCTTCAACGCCTATTTGAACGGCAAGCGGATTGAGGAAGCTAAAAAATTGCTAAAGCGAACCCAGATGAAAATTTCCGAGGTTGCTCTGCAGGTCGGTTACCCGAATACGGACTATTTTATAAATAAATTTAAGTTGAGTACGGGAATGCTGCCTTCGGCATACAGGCAGGAGGCTGAAATAAAAGCAGCTGCCGAACCAGGGGGAGTCATAGATGCCTGAGAGACTATCCAAGCTTAGAAGAATCGTGAATGATATTCCGTTAAATTATAAGTTTTTGCTTGTGTTCTTTATTGGCGTCCTACTTCCCATCATCCTCATGAATCTTTTATTTATGAATCGGATGTCTTATTTGATCATGTCAAGGGAGGAGCAAAACCTGGAGATTTCGCTAGAACGGGCCAGGAAGGATATTCACGATTATCTTGATGGGGGCATGGCGGTCAGCCATGCCCTGAGCCGGGATCGGACGCTGTATGAGATGCTGGATCAGGTGTACGAGGATCAGTTGGATTTTTACGTTGCCTTCGATGAGCAGCTTCGTCACCGGGTAACCAGCTACATGCCGGTGAACAACCAAATTCAACGCATCACTATTTTTACGGATAATTCATCCATTGTTAGCGGAGGAAACTATCAGGTGATTAACGAGGAAGTGATGAACAGCGACTGGTATAAGCTGTGGAAAACATCGGATGAGCGCGTGATGGTGGCGGCGTACCAGGCAACGGACAGCAGTGACAAGTCTTATACCTCCCCCTATTTGAGCGTTATTGAGAAGATGGATTATATTGATCATTTCGATAGCTATGAGAAGCTGCTAAGAATCGATATTGATCTGAGTAAAATTTACGATGTGATCGTGCGGGAAAAGGACTATTTGAATCTCTACCTGGTCAATGAGCATAATCAAATTATTATGTCGTCGGATACCGGTTACCAGAGAGGCAGACTGGAGCCGTATCCTGTCTTTGAAATGCCGAGGCAGTATAACGAAGAGGATATACATATGGTTTCGATCGGTACGGCTAAATATGTGAAAGGCTGGCGGCTGATCGGGCTCGCGGAGGGTACGCGAATTACGAAGGCGATGCTCGATATGCGACTGTTCATCGGCATGATGGCTGCCGCTGTAACTTTGACGGCTACGCTGTTTATTTATGTCATGCTGAGATCCTATAACTATCGGGTCAAACGGTTATCCCGGCACATGCAGAAGGTGTCGAATGAGAAATTTGATTTGATTCGAATCGATGAGGGGCGTGACGAAATCGGCGGATTGATTCGCAATTTCAATAGGATGACTACGAAGATCAATTCCCTGATTAATAACGTCTACAAGCTGGAGATCCAGAAGAAAAACCTAGAGATGGAGCGCGTCCGTGCAGAGCTTAATTTTATGCAGAGCCAAATGAACCCCCATTTTCTATTCAACACACTGAACGCTATTTTGGTCGTTTGTACCAAGAACAACTATTCGGACGTGACCGACATTATCAAAAGCTTGTCCAAACTGTTGCGAAGACTGCTCAGCTGGAAGGAAGACGTTGTAACGCTTGAGGAAGAAATAACGTTTATAGAAATGTATTTGAAAATTGAGAAATTCCGCTTCCGAGAAAAATTTGACTATCAATTTAAAATCGAGGAGGAGGCACTTCCGTATAAAATTCCGAAGATGAGCATTCAGCCGCTGGTTGAGAATGCCTGTAAGCATGGCATCCAGATGATCGACGGACTGGGCCTTGTGCGGATTAGCGCCAAAGTAAGGGAAGGGCGCCTGCGTATTGTGATTGCGGATAACGGCAAGGGGATGGAGGCCGCTAAGCTTCGGGAGGTTATTCTCGCTGTGCGGAATGAGAACTCCTCGGGCACGAGTATCGGCATCCGCAATGTGTATCGCCGGCTAGTGCTGTATTATGATGATCAGGTTCGCTTTGATATCGTTAGCCAACCTGGGCTGGGGACGGAGATTAGTTATGAAATCCCGCTGAAGCTTCTTGAACGTATATAGCCAAGGAGGCAGAGGAAATGACGACTTTTAAAGTACTCTTGATTGACGATGAGCCCGCCGCGTTGGAGGGAATGCAGCTGTGGATCGATTGGGAGAGAATCGGATTTACAATATGCGGAATTGGGAGCAATGGAGTAGAAGGGCTGCGAATGATCGAGGAGCTGCAGCCCGATTTGGTCGTTACGGATGTCAACATGCCGCTTATGGATGGGCTAGAAATGATTGCGGTTTGGCAGGCAGAGCATGGCCATAGCGTGCGGTTTGTTATTCTCAGCGGATATAGTGAATTTGAATATGCTCAAAGAGCGCTTCGTTATGGTGTGAACAACTATCTACTGAAGCCGATCATTCCAGAAGAGGCTGAGGAGGAATTGGCCGAGATCTATGAGGAGCTTGTGCAGGAGATGGAGAAGCGGAGCTTCACTCAAATCGCCTCTTATGAGGAGATTGTCTCGCGGATCAAGGATATTCTGCAAGGGCTTCCGTTGGATCAGGCAGCCGCGAGGGTTCTTAACCGAGTATCGCAGCTTCGGGAAATTTGGAATTTCTGCCTTGTCCAGACGGAGGGAGTCTCTTTTGCCGAGCTGCGGGGGAAGGCCGCTGCCTTGCTGTACGAAGAAGAGGCGATGTACTTGATTGATTTAGAGATGAACCGCTTCGGCATCGTATACGGCTATGCTCCGAGCCAGGGATTGGGACTGTTGGAGCAATCTTCCTGCCGAATGATTCAAGAACTGGTGCGGCAATATGCCGGGACACGTGTGTTTATGGCTGTCGGGATCGAATCCGGTACCCTGTTCCAAATCGGAGACAGCTATCGAACGGCGAAGGAAGCGGCGGTTTATAAATTTTATGACTCGGGATATGACCATATCTTACGTTATGAACAGATTTCAAAGCGCCCTTTGAATTATCACTATGATCAACTACAGCTGCTAGAGAGAATCCTTGGGGCGATTACGCTTCTGGATCAGGCCGCCTTCCAGGAGGCGATAGATACGGCTGCCCGCAGCTTTCGCGAGCTATTTGTTGCACCGGAAGTCGTCAAAAAGGTCGTCATTCATATCATGTGCAAAATCATGGAGTATTTGCAGGAGACGAGCGAATCGAAGGCTGAGCTGCTGCTTGAGAAATACGAGCTCCCTGGGCTATCGGACTCTGTATTTATTATGGATGATCTGATGAAGCTGCTTCGAACATGCGGCATGGACGGGATTGAGCTATTAATGATGGAACAATCCAGACAGTCGCAAGGCATCGTGAACGAAATTAATGATTATATTCGCGAGCATTACCACGAGCGTCTTACGCTGAAAAAGCTGGGTGAAATTTTCTATATGCATCCGGCCTATTTGGGACAGCTGCTTCAGAAGAAGAATGGGATTAGCTTTAATGAGCTTCTACATAATTTAAGGATTGAGGAAGCGGTGCATCTGCTTAGCCAAAGTCAGCTGAAGAACAGTGAAATAGCGGAGCTTGTCGGTTACAGTCATTACGGCCAGTTTTTTAAGCAATTCGAAATTCGGATGCGAATGTCGCCTAATGAGTATAAAAACACCATGATCTAATATTTTTAGGGTTAATCCTTTAATTGTGCTATAGTTCGCCGTTATCAGCGCTTCTAAAATAAAGGTAAGATACATGAAAGGGCTTACAAACCTCTTGTGTAGCTAATACCTTTTTATGGAGGTGCTTTTTGTAATGGGGGTTATGTCTAAATCATTGCTTCGGCTGGGCACGATCCTACTGTTGTCGCTCAGCGTCATTCTGGCGGGATGCGGTGGCGGGGATGCCAAATCGAATGGAAACAAAAAGCCGGAACAGACAGCAACCGGGAATAGTGACGGCAAAGTAGAGCCATTTGAAATTAGTATCTTTATCGGGGAAGCTGGTCAACAGCCGACGCCGGACAATAAAGTGTACAAAAAAATTAAAGATGAGCTGGGTGCCACAATGAATTTCGAGTTCCTAGCGGGGGACATTGACCAAAAGCTTGGTGTCATGATCGCCGGATCAGATTATCCAGATATGATGACCGGGAACACGAAGCTGACGGCCGCTGGCGCCTATATACCGTTGGAGGATCTGATCGAGGAGCATGCTCCGAATTTGAAGAAGCATTATGAGGAATATTGGAACATGATGAAAGATCCGAATGATGGGCACATCTATATCCTGCCTAACTACGGGGTATTTAACGGTAAATTGAACAGCAGCTGGTATGCCGGGCCGGCCTTCTGGATTCAAAAGGCGGTGCTAGAGGAATTCGGTTATCCGCAAGTGAAAACACTGGATGAATATTTCGATTTGATCGCGAAGTACAAGGAGAAGTACCCGACGATTGATGGGAGTCCAACGATCGGTTTTGAAATATTGAACTATGACTGGAGAAACTGGGGATTATTAAATGCTCCGCAGCACTTAATCGGTCATCCGAACGATGGCGGAGTTGTTGTGAAAGACGGGGTAGCAGAGTTATTCGCGGATAAGGATTATGCGAAGCAGTATTACAAGAAGCTGAATGAAATAAACAGCTTGGGATTGCTGGATAAAGAAGCTTTTGTACAAAATTATGATCAGTACATGGCGAAGCTGTCCAATGGCACGGTACTCGGAATGTTCGACCAGCACTGGAATTTCCAGACTGCAGAGGACTCGCTGACCACACAAGGGAAGCTGGAAAGAACCTATGTTGGTCTGCCTCTAGTATATGACGAGAATATAAGGGATCATTACCGTGACCGCGCGCCACTGAACTTGAACAACGGGTTTGGAATCAGCGTCAACGCCAAGGACCCTGTTAGAATCCTTAAATTGCTCGATACGCTCATTACGGAAGATTGGCAGAAGATTCTTTCCTGGGGCTTCGAGGGAGAAGATTACATCGTCAACGAAGAAGGCCGTTTTATGAAAACGCAAGAGCAGCGGGATAATTTTACGGATGGCACCTGGAAGCTGGCTAACAAGGCCGACACCTTCTTTAAATTCGCTCCGAAGATTGAGGGCAGCTTCAGCGATGGTAATGCTACCGATGCGGCTGCTCAGCCTGAAGAATATAAGGCAGGCTTCAAAGAATACGACCGGAAGTTCCTGGAGGCTTATGGCTACGACTCTTATGTTGATTTCTTCAGTGAGCCGCCTGAGAATGCTGTATCCTATCCGGCTTGGACCATCGATCTTGTAGAAGGCTCTGAAGCTAAAGTCGTAAATACGAAGCTGAATGATTTGTCGACCAAATATTTGCCTCGGGCGATTCTGGCTAAGCCAAGCGATTTTGAGGCGGTATGGAACGAATATACATCAGAGATCGGTAAGGTCAACGTGAAAGCCTATGAAGACCGAATCAATGAACAAATCAAGTGGAGAATCGACAACTGGAGCAAATAAGGTGTTCTTATCAGAAGTGGAAGCGCTCGCTTCCTGCTTTCTGAAATAGCTTGTGGGGAGAGCAGCTAGTATGGATGAGACCTTATCGAAAAAGAGAGCCGTCCGAAAGCAGAAGAAAAAAACGCCGATGACCTGGTCGCTGATTAAGAGTCAGCAGCAGCTAATATGGATGTCCGTCCCGTTAATGCTATACATTATTCTGTTCGCCTATGTGCCAGTATGGGGCTGGACGATGGCATTCCAAGACTATAAGCCGGCGCGCAGCTTTAGCGAACAGACTTGGGTGGGCTTTAAGCATTTTAAGTTTCTATTTACGGACGATAGCTTCCTCAGAGTACTGCGAAATACGCTTGGGATGAGTATTATCAACCTCATCTTGGGCTTTACGACCGCGATTATTCTGGCATTGCTGCTGAATGAGATCAAGAAGGTGTTATGGAAAAGAACCGTGCAGACGATTTCGTATCTGCCGCATTTCTTATCCTGGATCATCGTGACGGGGATTGTCGCCACTTCCCTGGCTTCGGACGGGATCGTGAACGATATATTGATGCGACTGCATATCATTGACGAACCGATCCTGTGGCTCAGTGAAGGGAAGTATTTCTGGGGTGTCGTTGGCGCCTCGCATGTGTGGAAGGAAGTCGGATGGAATACGATTATATATTTGGCCGCCATGGCATCCATTGACCCTGCGCTCTATGAAGCATCGGAAATTGACGGGGCAAACCGCTATCAGAAGATGCGTCATATCACGATTCCGGGAATCAAAGCAACCATTGTCATCCTGCTGATCATGAGCGTCGGGCACATTTTGGAGGCCGGATTTGAAGTACAATATTTGCTTGGAAATGGGCTTATCGTGGATTGGTCGGAGACTATTGATATATTTGTATTGAAATACGGTTTGGCACAAGGAAACTATTCCTTAGCTACCGCCGGGGGAATCTTTAAAACGGTCGTCAGCGTAACCATGCTGTTCATAGCGAATTGGACAGCCAAGCGACTAGGGGAAGAGAGGCTGATATAAGTATGAGAAATCAACAGATCAGCCCGCAGCGCATGACAGGTGTACCTAGAAGGAAAGGCTTTGGATTGGGGCGAGTTGAGCCGATTTTATTTAATACCTTCAATACGATTTTTATGATTTGTCTCGTCATCGTGACCTTATATCCCTTCCTGAATACGATTGTGGTTTCGCTTAATGCGGGGAATGATACGATTCGAGGCGGAATCTACTTATGGCCTAGGGAATGGACGTTGCAGAACTATAAGGCGGTATTTGCTTCGGGGACGATTTATAATGCATTTTGGGTATCGGTAGCAAGAACCGTACTATCGACGCTGCTCAATATATTTCTGACAACGATGCTGTCTTATACGCTGAGTCGACGGGAGTACGTTTTTCGCAAGCCGATTACGCTGGTATTTATTCTTACGATGTATTTTAGCGCTGGACTTATTCCCGGATACTTCCTCATCAAAGAGCTGCACTTGCTAAACAGCTTCTGGGTATATATCCTCCCGTCGATGATCAGTGCGTTCAACATGATCGTGATTCGCACCTACATCGGGACGATTCCAGAGAGCTTGATCGAATCGGCAAGGATTGACGGGGCTGGCGATTTTAAAATCTTTATTCGAATTATTTTTCCGTTGTGTAAGCCTGTGCTAGCGACCATTGCCCTCTTCGTAGCGGTGGGTGCTTGGAACTCTTGGTTTGACGCATTTATTTACACCTCTTCCAAGCAAGAGCTGAGTACGCTGCAATATGAGTTGATGAAGCTGCTGTCCTCTAGCATGAACTCCAATAACAACCCTAACGTGGCAGCAGGGGCAGGAATGACACAGGACACGGCGAAATCTTTGGTCACTCCTTTGTCGATTCGTGCTGCGGTGACCGTCGTGGCATCCGTGCCAATACTGGTGGTGTATCCGTTTATGCAGAAGTACTTTGTCGTCGGATTGAACGTAGGAAGTGTAAAGGAGTAGGCTAGCGGAACAAGGAATAGATGACCTGGATCGGACCAGTCAGGAGGAATTTTAAATTGGATAAGAGGCGTACGCGCGCGGAGGCAGCGCTGAAGGATGTTTTTGCAGATGATTTTTGGATTGGAGCTGCTGTGAACCCCCTGACCATACGGACGCAGGAGGAACTGCTTACCTATCATTTCAATAGCCTTACGGCTGAGAATGAAATGAAGTTCGCCAGCTTGCAGCCGGAAGAGGGAGCGTATTCATTCGATGCAGCGGACCAGTTGGTGGCATTCGCCCGAAGGCACGGTATGGCGATGCGGGGGCATACCTTGGTATGGCATAACCAGTCTACGGGCTGGCTGTTTGAAGACGGAGATGGCAATCCGGTGGATAAAGTAACCTTGCTCGGAAGGATTAAGTCGCATATCCATACGGTTGTAGGGCGGTATAAAGATGATATTTATGCTTGGGATGTCGTCAATGAGGTCATTGCGGATGAGGGTGATTGTCTGCTGCGGCGCTCAAAATGGCTGGATATCGTTGGCCCGGACTTTATTGCTCGGACGTT comes from the Paenibacillus lentus genome and includes:
- a CDS encoding response regulator translates to MLNVLLVDDEPWVLEGLRTMIAWEKYGFHVCGEALSGSEAFRMIENQRPELVITDINMPNLNGLELIEQCNRLLPKPPKFVVLSGYDDFTYARSAMRQKVAEYLLKPVDDDDMNTLLTRLNASIQEDRDLEQKRMKQQLFVINHMINRFIQGESGERLRQEAAQAMKLQEPSELQCILLDVLSSSADLDEWARAYFPPDTVHSFQDSSGRTGLLIHSKSCLDGRVGEAAIELHKQLSAHAEHPITVAVSGKGRGIITIRELYRQADEVLRAKRSQGRCGLFYFCGERQRQSTHEAHKEKLDQLFNAITGEGLMSIEECVKEFIASFAGRVSEIEAAKSHVVNLEWMLCERISELGGDPDRLMSELQLEHGGLGELADYCLIGRYVQQLCMQGASKLSELKRENESNTIFHVIQYVDREFRSKLQLQELARQFHMNATYLGQLFKKNTGQSFNAYLNGKRIEEAKKLLKRTQMKISEVALQVGYPNTDYFINKFKLSTGMLPSAYRQEAEIKAAAEPGGVIDA
- a CDS encoding sensor histidine kinase; this translates as MPERLSKLRRIVNDIPLNYKFLLVFFIGVLLPIILMNLLFMNRMSYLIMSREEQNLEISLERARKDIHDYLDGGMAVSHALSRDRTLYEMLDQVYEDQLDFYVAFDEQLRHRVTSYMPVNNQIQRITIFTDNSSIVSGGNYQVINEEVMNSDWYKLWKTSDERVMVAAYQATDSSDKSYTSPYLSVIEKMDYIDHFDSYEKLLRIDIDLSKIYDVIVREKDYLNLYLVNEHNQIIMSSDTGYQRGRLEPYPVFEMPRQYNEEDIHMVSIGTAKYVKGWRLIGLAEGTRITKAMLDMRLFIGMMAAAVTLTATLFIYVMLRSYNYRVKRLSRHMQKVSNEKFDLIRIDEGRDEIGGLIRNFNRMTTKINSLINNVYKLEIQKKNLEMERVRAELNFMQSQMNPHFLFNTLNAILVVCTKNNYSDVTDIIKSLSKLLRRLLSWKEDVVTLEEEITFIEMYLKIEKFRFREKFDYQFKIEEEALPYKIPKMSIQPLVENACKHGIQMIDGLGLVRISAKVREGRLRIVIADNGKGMEAAKLREVILAVRNENSSGTSIGIRNVYRRLVLYYDDQVRFDIVSQPGLGTEISYEIPLKLLERI
- a CDS encoding response regulator transcription factor; protein product: MTTFKVLLIDDEPAALEGMQLWIDWERIGFTICGIGSNGVEGLRMIEELQPDLVVTDVNMPLMDGLEMIAVWQAEHGHSVRFVILSGYSEFEYAQRALRYGVNNYLLKPIIPEEAEEELAEIYEELVQEMEKRSFTQIASYEEIVSRIKDILQGLPLDQAAARVLNRVSQLREIWNFCLVQTEGVSFAELRGKAAALLYEEEAMYLIDLEMNRFGIVYGYAPSQGLGLLEQSSCRMIQELVRQYAGTRVFMAVGIESGTLFQIGDSYRTAKEAAVYKFYDSGYDHILRYEQISKRPLNYHYDQLQLLERILGAITLLDQAAFQEAIDTAARSFRELFVAPEVVKKVVIHIMCKIMEYLQETSESKAELLLEKYELPGLSDSVFIMDDLMKLLRTCGMDGIELLMMEQSRQSQGIVNEINDYIREHYHERLTLKKLGEIFYMHPAYLGQLLQKKNGISFNELLHNLRIEEAVHLLSQSQLKNSEIAELVGYSHYGQFFKQFEIRMRMSPNEYKNTMI
- a CDS encoding extracellular solute-binding protein; the encoded protein is MGVMSKSLLRLGTILLLSLSVILAGCGGGDAKSNGNKKPEQTATGNSDGKVEPFEISIFIGEAGQQPTPDNKVYKKIKDELGATMNFEFLAGDIDQKLGVMIAGSDYPDMMTGNTKLTAAGAYIPLEDLIEEHAPNLKKHYEEYWNMMKDPNDGHIYILPNYGVFNGKLNSSWYAGPAFWIQKAVLEEFGYPQVKTLDEYFDLIAKYKEKYPTIDGSPTIGFEILNYDWRNWGLLNAPQHLIGHPNDGGVVVKDGVAELFADKDYAKQYYKKLNEINSLGLLDKEAFVQNYDQYMAKLSNGTVLGMFDQHWNFQTAEDSLTTQGKLERTYVGLPLVYDENIRDHYRDRAPLNLNNGFGISVNAKDPVRILKLLDTLITEDWQKILSWGFEGEDYIVNEEGRFMKTQEQRDNFTDGTWKLANKADTFFKFAPKIEGSFSDGNATDAAAQPEEYKAGFKEYDRKFLEAYGYDSYVDFFSEPPENAVSYPAWTIDLVEGSEAKVVNTKLNDLSTKYLPRAILAKPSDFEAVWNEYTSEIGKVNVKAYEDRINEQIKWRIDNWSK
- a CDS encoding ABC transporter permease; this translates as MDETLSKKRAVRKQKKKTPMTWSLIKSQQQLIWMSVPLMLYIILFAYVPVWGWTMAFQDYKPARSFSEQTWVGFKHFKFLFTDDSFLRVLRNTLGMSIINLILGFTTAIILALLLNEIKKVLWKRTVQTISYLPHFLSWIIVTGIVATSLASDGIVNDILMRLHIIDEPILWLSEGKYFWGVVGASHVWKEVGWNTIIYLAAMASIDPALYEASEIDGANRYQKMRHITIPGIKATIVILLIMSVGHILEAGFEVQYLLGNGLIVDWSETIDIFVLKYGLAQGNYSLATAGGIFKTVVSVTMLFIANWTAKRLGEERLI
- a CDS encoding carbohydrate ABC transporter permease produces the protein MRNQQISPQRMTGVPRRKGFGLGRVEPILFNTFNTIFMICLVIVTLYPFLNTIVVSLNAGNDTIRGGIYLWPREWTLQNYKAVFASGTIYNAFWVSVARTVLSTLLNIFLTTMLSYTLSRREYVFRKPITLVFILTMYFSAGLIPGYFLIKELHLLNSFWVYILPSMISAFNMIVIRTYIGTIPESLIESARIDGAGDFKIFIRIIFPLCKPVLATIALFVAVGAWNSWFDAFIYTSSKQELSTLQYELMKLLSSSMNSNNNPNVAAGAGMTQDTAKSLVTPLSIRAAVTVVASVPILVVYPFMQKYFVVGLNVGSVKE